From a single Nicotiana tomentosiformis chromosome 2, ASM39032v3, whole genome shotgun sequence genomic region:
- the LOC104104420 gene encoding uncharacterized protein: protein MAGTSESLLQTQTLNSLYTALDPKSLLLSQFSNSDQPQFLQLTTDSFLMERGPRYKAYADLREKKLRIKHMKQSIPEEEEEEKDYRNEVFVLTPPKKQVKFQGNFVTPPKRTKGSSILTQSVPDFSSALRKENRKPPTMLPTLKEKSATPPPAGSKSGKFYGVVGNIGGSKSVNSGDKRNGGLITRKSYANVEELKGLATVARSAINGENRVGRNSSRIAGKTILGYRQL, encoded by the coding sequence ATGGCAGGGACTAGTGAATCTCTGCTTCAAACTCAAACCCTTAATTCTCTTTACACTGCACTCGACCCAAAATCCCTTCTTCTCTCACAGTTTTCAAATTCTGATCAACCCCAATTCCTTCAACTTACCACTGACAGCTTTCTCATGGAAAGAGGGCCTCGTTACAAAGCGTATGCTGATCTTAGAGAAAAAAAACTACGAATTAAACACATGAAACAATCAATccctgaagaagaagaagaagaaaaagattacAGAAATGAGGTGTTTGTTCTAACCCCGCCAAAGAAACAAGTCAAATTTCAAGGGAATTTTGTAACCCCACCAAAAAGGACAAAAGGGTCATCCATTTTGACCCAATCAGTACCTGATTTTTCATCAGCATTGAGAAAGGAAAATCGAAAGCCACCTACTATGTTACCAACTTTGAAGGAGAAATCAGCAACTCCACCACCAGCTGGTTCAAAAAGTGGGAAATTTTATGGGGTAGTTGGGAATATTGGAGGTAGCAAATCGGTGAATTCAGGGGATAAGAGAAATGGGGGTTTGATTACTAGGAAAAGTTATGCAAATGTTGAGGAACTGAAGGGATTAGCTACTGTTGCAAGAAGTGCTATTAATGGAGAAAATAGAGTTGGAAGAAATAGCAGCAGAATTGCTGGCAAGACTATTCTTGGATATAGACAATTATAA
- the LOC138904635 gene encoding uncharacterized protein, translating to MGTTEETPNLNSGNQMNQLTWIDYNHPLLLSPADVSGIQIISFQLAGIENYSIWNRSMRVALLGRNKLGMVDGTCSKDRFPDSMKNHWERVNAIVLSRLMNSVAKDLLGGIMYASSAQTVWEDLAERFNKVDGSRTFNLPKEIATLTQGSASVSVYLSKLKDLWEEFEALVPAPGCDCPKSRDFVNYLQKLRLYQFLMRLNDSYSQARSQILMKPPLPTVNQSYALIVSDESQRSIAANSGILGANPVRNFEVAIYTRNGGGGQNQRFKKNFNVNTAN from the coding sequence ATGGGGACAACTGAAGAAACTCCAAATCTTAATTCTGGAAATCAGATGAATCAACTGACATGGATCGATTATAATCATCCACTGTTACTCTCACCTGCAGATGTTAGCGGAATTCAAATCATCTCATTTCAGCTAGCAGGTATTGAAAATTACTCTATTTGGAATAGGTCTATGCGGGTTGCTCTATTGGGTAGGAACAAATTAGGTATGGTTGATGGTACATGCAGTAAAGATAGATTCCCAGATTCTATGAAAAATCATTGGGAAAGAGTAAATGCCATTGTTCTATCTCGGCTTATGAATTCAGTGGCCAAAGATCTTCTTGGAGGAATTATGTATGCCTCTAGTGCACAAACAGTTTGGGAAGACTTAGCCGAGAGATTTAATAAAGTTGATGGCTCAAGAACTTTTAATTTGCCTAAAGAAATAGCCACATTAACTCAAGGCTCTGCATCTGTCTCGGTTTATTTGTCAAAACTTAAAGATCTTTGGGAGGAATTTGAAGCTTTAGTCCCCGCACCTGGGTGCGATTGTCCCAAATCAAGAGATTTTGTTAACTATCTACAGAAGTTGAGGTTGTACCAATTTTTAATGAGGTTAAATGATTCTTATTCACAAGCAAGAAGCCAAATCCTAATGAAGCCACCTCTACCTACTGTGAATCAGTCCTATGCCTTGATAGTGAGTGATGAAAGTCAAAGGTCTATAGCAGCCAATTCAGGAATTCTTGGAGCTAATCCTGTACGAAACTTTGAAGTTGCTATATATACCAGAAATGGTGGAGGTGGACAAAATCAAAGGTTCAAGAAGAACTTCAATGTGAATACTGCAAATTGA